In the Wyeomyia smithii strain HCP4-BCI-WySm-NY-G18 chromosome 2, ASM2978416v1, whole genome shotgun sequence genome, one interval contains:
- the LOC129721813 gene encoding uncharacterized protein LOC129721813 isoform X2 codes for MLIHLASYIILFFVSFYFKITNNEMETRIKKKGRSYQLSSERKSNVYAEIERSGISNSPLCPRILQKKSVESGFTIAAKIPQLMNETSLRATPSTNNLRTLKSMTKSINLFVADNTLNTCVPNYLNETNSDFFVIGIIGVQGTGKSTILNMLAASKDKNGSIDSTIFDASENVFPINKVFETRENIEFDEFKMYITHDRVILLDSAPVLMNKQKADFIGSELEDIKKISLLLNICHVLIVLQDEYHNLNFNRLFMHAMIQQHQKMIFSPEVLFLRNKWKQYSENHKWAPHDEILQFFCRRTKKDANNQINITYFPYLTASDPRTLNNILELRQRVFSKMIHSCFKNQEILTEKSWYQIVVNIVEKRRNNYFLKKRFALSPTTDH; via the exons CTTTCATCAGAACGTAAGAGTAACGTTTATGCAGAGATTGAAAGATCAGGCATATCAAATTCTCCTTTATGCCCACGAATTTTGCAGAAAAAGTCTGTAGAATCGGGATTCACAATAGCTGCAAAAATACCTCAGTTAATGAACGAGACATCATTAAGAGCAACGCCGAGTACAAACAATTTGCGAACTCTGAAAAGCATGACCAAATCTATAAATTTGTTTGTCGCCGATAACACGCTCAATACCTGCGTTCCtaattatttgaatgaaacgaaCTCGGATTTTTTTGTCATTGGAATCATTGGTGTGCAAGGCACTGGAAAATCAACTATTTTAAATATGCTGGCTGCTTCGAAAGATAAAAACGGTTCTATTGATTCTACTATATTTGACGCAAGCGAAAATGTATTTCCCATCAATAAGGTTTTCGAAACAagagaaaatattgaattcgatG AATTTAAAATGTACATAACTCATGACAGAGTAATTTTATTGGACAGCGCACCAGTACTTATGAATAAACAAAAGGCAGATTTTATAGGGAGTGAATTAgaagatattaaaaaaataagtcTTTTGTTGAATATTTGCCATGTGTTGATAGTGTTGCAAGACGAATATCATAATTTAAACTTTAACAG ATTATTTATGCACGCAATGATTCAACAGCATCAGAAGATGATCTTCTCACCAGAAGTCTtgtttttgagaaataaatggAAACaatattctgaaaatcataagtGGGCACCACATGATGAGATACTACAGTTTTTTTGCCGTAGAACCAAAAAGGATGCCAATAATCAAATTAATATTACATATTTCCCATATCTTACTGCGA GTGATCCCAGAACTTTAAATAATATATTGGAGTTGCGACAACGGGTGTTTTCAAAAATGATACATTCATGTTTCAAAAACCAAGAGATTTTGACGGAAAAATCTTGGTATCAAATAGTTGTGAATATAGTAGAAAAACGTCGTAATAATTACTTCCTTAAAAA AAGGTTCGCCTTATCTCCAACTACAG ATCACTAA
- the LOC129721813 gene encoding uncharacterized protein LOC129721813 isoform X1 produces the protein MLIHLASYIILFFVSFYFKITNNEMETRIKKKGRSYQLSSERKSNVYAEIERSGISNSPLCPRILQKKSVESGFTIAAKIPQLMNETSLRATPSTNNLRTLKSMTKSINLFVADNTLNTCVPNYLNETNSDFFVIGIIGVQGTGKSTILNMLAASKDKNGSIDSTIFDASENVFPINKVFETRENIEFDEFKMYITHDRVILLDSAPVLMNKQKADFIGSELEDIKKISLLLNICHVLIVLQDEYHNLNFNRLFMHAMIQQHQKMIFSPEVLFLRNKWKQYSENHKWAPHDEILQFFCRRTKKDANNQINITYFPYLTASDPRTLNNILELRQRVFSKMIHSCFKNQEILTEKSWYQIVVNIVEKRRNNYFLKKYDNLKEKYNLHNHVNVVENATKDKKKTSHRLADSR, from the exons CTTTCATCAGAACGTAAGAGTAACGTTTATGCAGAGATTGAAAGATCAGGCATATCAAATTCTCCTTTATGCCCACGAATTTTGCAGAAAAAGTCTGTAGAATCGGGATTCACAATAGCTGCAAAAATACCTCAGTTAATGAACGAGACATCATTAAGAGCAACGCCGAGTACAAACAATTTGCGAACTCTGAAAAGCATGACCAAATCTATAAATTTGTTTGTCGCCGATAACACGCTCAATACCTGCGTTCCtaattatttgaatgaaacgaaCTCGGATTTTTTTGTCATTGGAATCATTGGTGTGCAAGGCACTGGAAAATCAACTATTTTAAATATGCTGGCTGCTTCGAAAGATAAAAACGGTTCTATTGATTCTACTATATTTGACGCAAGCGAAAATGTATTTCCCATCAATAAGGTTTTCGAAACAagagaaaatattgaattcgatG AATTTAAAATGTACATAACTCATGACAGAGTAATTTTATTGGACAGCGCACCAGTACTTATGAATAAACAAAAGGCAGATTTTATAGGGAGTGAATTAgaagatattaaaaaaataagtcTTTTGTTGAATATTTGCCATGTGTTGATAGTGTTGCAAGACGAATATCATAATTTAAACTTTAACAG ATTATTTATGCACGCAATGATTCAACAGCATCAGAAGATGATCTTCTCACCAGAAGTCTtgtttttgagaaataaatggAAACaatattctgaaaatcataagtGGGCACCACATGATGAGATACTACAGTTTTTTTGCCGTAGAACCAAAAAGGATGCCAATAATCAAATTAATATTACATATTTCCCATATCTTACTGCGA GTGATCCCAGAACTTTAAATAATATATTGGAGTTGCGACAACGGGTGTTTTCAAAAATGATACATTCATGTTTCAAAAACCAAGAGATTTTGACGGAAAAATCTTGGTATCAAATAGTTGTGAATATAGTAGAAAAACGTCGTAATAATTACTTCCTTAAAAAGTATGACAATCtgaaagaaaaatataatttgcacaACCACGTGAATGTAGTAGAAAACGCTACCAAAGACAAAAAAAAGACGTCCCACAGACTTGCTGACAGCAGATAG
- the LOC129724546 gene encoding uncharacterized protein LOC129724546, translating into MAPVAEQHEYSTDSQYLYDMAHAISNGVVSVDLANIKPGKIVHSRWLTKAARLLRLYVTMKKPPKNLRILVEFIIKVYVPMYFNIKYYSSVVYGSVLFFKYIIWAQFLEPNLRTVVNHVIKNNPYFAHSENILLSMLFDDRKEVRDSAIKKILRYRDNVEDPSELREYKKPDINFHRFDYTKMIDLTDKNNVFEPPFTRIIPYETLIAYLNEDDSPFTDPHIPLHIQETEQHVQLLASV; encoded by the coding sequence atggctcctgttgcagaacagcacgaatattccaccgattcgcagtacttatacgacatggcacacgcaatttctaatggcgtggtttctgtggatctggctaacataaaaccagggaaaattgtacattctcgctggctcaccaaggccgctagattattacgattatatgtgacaatgaagaaaccacctaaaaatttaagaattctggttgaatttataattaaggtttatgtgccaatgtattttaatatcaagtattacagctctgtcgtgtacggtagtgtattatttttcaagtacattatttgggcacaatttctggagccaaatttacgcactgttgtcaatcatgtaattaaaaataatccatattttgcacattcggaaaatatcttgctatcaatgttgtttgatgataggaaagaggtgcgcgactctgctatcaagaaaattttacgatatcgagacaatgttgaagacccatcggaacttagagaatataaaaaaccagatataaacttccatcgcttcgattacacgaaaatgatcgatttgactgataaaaataacgtatttgaaccaccattcacgcgaatcattccgtatgaaacattgatagcatatttaaatgaagatgattcaccatttactgatccgcatattccattacatatacaagaaacggaacaacacgttcaactgctagctagcgtttGA
- the LOC129720074 gene encoding uncharacterized protein LOC129720074 — protein sequence MTHPARLHRMPTILPFCDVIRMVGTFRFPPKRTSPDDNDAIWIFYQNVRGLRTKIDDLFLAASECSYDVIILTETGLNNDINDLQLFGTAYNVFRCDRSPQNSCKSRLGGVLVAVAQCNTSKTICTTNGQSLEQICVSSVVKGKKLLICAVYIPPDRSSDICTMNDHLATIDEIRTNSTLEDTILVCGDYNQPRMQWMSGIDGIFCSNGNQLPQSSSILLDGMDFMNLSQANLVRNRLNRTLDLVFCTFEQKLSVNVCPVPLLPIDSHHPPLEMSLPAVTDGIAPIVANAERTLNYRRINFAALLAYLSTVNWDLLFASSDVDDMADKFSDEICSWLLTNVPTKRAAASPAWSTPGLRKLKRERNACQRRLRRHRTLEHKYNFQIASNAYRRVNAALYKSYVLRIQSSLRRNPKGFWNFVNSKRNTSSIPSSVFLDDETASTAATTCNLFARHFASVFNSGCTSQQEAEYAASDVPADLVDLRSFVITNEMVVEAAKKLKCSYSPGPDGVPAVVLTRCIAALVDPLCCIFNRSFNEGKFPLLWKQSYMFPVYKMAIVETCQTTVE from the exons ATGACGCATCCTGCACGACTGCACAGAATGCCGACAATTTTGCCTTTCTGCGATGTTATACGGATGGTGGGAACCTTCAGGTTCCCGCCAAAG CGTACTTCTCCCGATGACAACGATGCCATTTGGATTTTCTATCAGAACGTCCGCGGCCTACGCACTAAAATTGACGACTTGTTCCTGGCTGCTAGCGAATGTTCATACGATGTCATCATTTTGACGGAAACTGGACTAAACAATGACATTAACGACCTTCAGCTTTTTGGTACTGCATACAATGTGTTCCGGTGTGATCGTAGCCctcaaaatagttgtaaatctCGTCTTGGAGGTGTGCTTGTTGCTGTTGCTCAATGTAATACTAGTAAAACTATATGTACAACTAACGGACAAAGCTTGGAACAGATTTGTGTGTCTTCCGTCGTCAAAGGCAAAAAGCTGCTTATTTGTGCAGTGTATATTCCGCCAGACAGGAGCAGCGACATCTGCACTATGAATGACCACTTAGCAACTATTGACGAAATTAGAACGAATTCTACTCTAGAAGATACGATTCTCGTTTGTGGTGACTACAATCAACCACGCATGCAATGGATGAGTGGCATTGACGGTATCTTTTGTAGTAATGGAAACCAACTTCCTCAATCAAGTAGTATTTTACTAGATGGCATGGATTTCATGAATTTAAGCCAGGCAAATCTCGTACGCAACCGCCTGAATCGTACACTTGATTTGGTTTTCTGCACTTTTGAGCAGAAGTTAAGTGTCAATGTTTGCCCCGTTCCGCTCTTACCTATCGACAGTCACCACCCACCGTTAGAGATGTCTTTGCCCGCCGTCACTGATGGTATCGCACCGATTGTCGCCAATGCTGAGCGAACGCTTAATTACCGTAGGATCAATTTTGCTGCTTTACTTGCGTACTTGTCAACGGTGAATTGGGATCTGCTTTTTGCTTCTAGTGACGTTGATGATATGGCTGATAAGTTTAGTGACGAAATATGCTCGTGGCTGCTGACAAATGTACCAACCAAACGTGCTGCAGCTTCGCCTGCGTGGAGTACACCGGGATTACGTAAACTAAAACGTGAGCGTAACGCATGTCAACGTAGATTGCGGCGCCATCGAACACTCGAACACAAGTATAATTTTCAGATAGCCAGTAACGCTTACCGTCGAGTTAACGCTGCACTCTATAAGTCGTACGTCCTGAGAATTCAATCGAGTCTTCGGCGCAATCCGAAAGGTTTTTGGAACTTTGTAAATTCCAAACGGAATACTTCTTCGATCCCATCGAGTGTTTTCCTCGACGATGAAACCGcctcgactgctgcaaccacaTGTAACCTTTTTGCTAGACATTTTGCTTCGGTCTTCAACTCAGGTTGCACATCTCAGCAGGAGGCCGAGTACGCTGCCTCTGACGTCCCAGCTGATTTGGTCGATTTACGATCTTTCGTCATTACAAATGAAATGGTTGTTGAAGCAGCGAAGAAATTGAAGTGCTCCTATTCACCTGGTCCAGATGGAGTTCCAGCTGTGGTTTTGACCCGTTGTATAGCTGCATTAGTAGATCCACTGTGCTGTATTTTCAACCGCTCGTTCAATGAGGGAAAGTTTCCACTTTTGTGGAAGCAGTCCTACATGTTTCCTGTATACAAAATGGCGATCGTAGAAACGTGTCaaactaccgtggaataa